A DNA window from Gigantopelta aegis isolate Gae_Host chromosome 4, Gae_host_genome, whole genome shotgun sequence contains the following coding sequences:
- the LOC121369700 gene encoding uncharacterized protein LOC121369700, whose amino-acid sequence MDVLEKVVYSYNHTKHRMLGQTPVSINQTNEREVRLSQYLIKPKKAIHKKKFTFNIGDKVRVSHLRGTFDREYQEKWSGEIFTIEKRYWSQGKDLYKLKDWGGDAIEGTFYAAELQKVTENPDQLYRIQDIVKRRTRNKQKEVLVKWLHWPKNYNSWIPEADVVRYQTV is encoded by the coding sequence ATGGATGTTCTAGAGAAAGTCGTCTATAGCTATAACCACACCAAGCATCGAATGTTAGGTCAAACACCAGTCAGTATCAACCAAACGAACGAAAGAGAGGTCCGTCTGTCTCAGTACCTGATCAAACCTAAAAAGGCAATCCACAAAAAGAAGTTTACATTTAACATAGGTGATAAAGTACGAGTCAGTCATCTTCGGGGCACCTTTGATCGGGAATACCAAGAGAAATGGTCTGGCGAAATATTTACCATTGAGAAAAGGTACTGGTCTCAAGGTAAAGACTTGTACAAATTAAAGGACTGGGGTGGTGATGCCATCGAAGGGACATTCTATGCAGCTGAACTTCAAAAGGTGACTGAGAATCCTGATCAACTGTACCGTATCCAAGACATTGTGAAAAGGAGAACTCgtaacaaacagaaagaagtgTTGGTCAAATGGCTTCACTGGCCTAAGAACTACAATTCGTGGATTCCAGAAGCAGACGTTGTTCGATATCAGACAGTATAA